caGTAATATGCAGTAAAACATGCTAATAACGAAATGCCAGGGACGGGCGATTCGACTTCTTTGTAAGCGTAATTTGTCATATCCGTCAAGTTCACCACAAGTAAAGAAGTctcggggaatgaaaatcactttgctgCATGTAAGCGTTTATTCCATGTAAGCGTGTtttgctataaccgtgttttactgtaccatATGTTTTGTTGCATTACGAGTATATAGAACGGTATTCTATACGAAAAGGCCCGAGTCATTTGTCTATTCTTATTAACGTTTTTTACAGGTAAATATTACGCGTATACTTATCATGAGAACGGATAAAGATTCCGTTACCAGTAGCTGTATAGTTAGTTAGCCTACCGATAAAGagaatatgaatttttattagAAATACATGGGGAAGAAAGTGCAAGAGTGTAAGAGAAAGATACGAACGATTCAGTCCGTCTCGAAAGACTTCAAATTGTTTTTCTACAGAGATAAAAGCCCAGTTACCAAATTAAAGGATTGAATATGTCATGGATAGTGGAGTGGATGTATGCAGACCATGCACGTGGAggttgttaaaatattcttttcctTCCCTTTAACAATAATATGTCAGagtaaaataaaagttaacaatTACAAATTATACTGCTTCATTTTCATGAACTcgattaattgatattttttcgcATCTATTCTCGGTCAATTACTGTCTTAATTAAGAACTACGACTACTAAGTATTAATTTCCTAATCACTGTTCCTAATTTGATCAGCATCAGTAATTAGAGAACCGTTTAATTTAGATCAGATAAAGTTCCCTTTAATGCggtttttttattctttcaatacaaaatatttttgcgaTTAATCAATATCAGTGCTCGAATaatgtttacttaaaaaacATAATGTGAACTAGAAATCTATTGGTAAAATCCAATATTTCAATAAAGTTGttgtcttttaattaattttatttactgaCTTTTATCCTTCCATAAAGAAACTATGTGCATCATTTATGAGATCGTGGCTAAAATGCATATAtactacatatacatgttcaGCAGTAAGCTTTAGAAAAAGCAAACTTTAACCGCGTTTTTTCGAATGTTGTCTTCGAAACAATCAAGATCCCAGAAcaaattttctttgtattttttttaacgcAGTACAAGTAAGAATGTGAAGGGTCTTTCGACGAGAAGTCCAAACAAGGCATTTCAATCAACATCATGCACTTGATAGATTGACGCACAAGTCTGAGCATTAATATTTAACCGCGCCTACAGTGGGATTTTAAGAACAATATAAGCCTGTCAATTAATAGCATAATTGGTAGAGTTCGCAGTTTTGGCCAGATACCTGATACTTGCACAAAGTAATGGTCGCTTGATTGACTGCCTCTGTTAGTTCAGATGTTAACAAAGATATAGTTCATAATGTAATACCTGTGCGTTAATAGTTTGATTTGCTTCGTTGGAAATCATTTAATTGCAACAGTTTTAGAAAGTCACGACTGATCTTCAATACACGCATGCGCAATGATGGATTTTGCACCTTTGATTCATATGCTTTGAAGACTTCTCTTGGGAAACAACCGGCAATAGGAACGGCCCTCCGTATACTACAACAGTTGATTAATACCTGAATACCTGCTCTGGTCAAACGTGTAATACCTTTAATTCTTGTGTAGTCCGAAAGAGTGTGAAAAATTCAATAGATAAATAAAGAGTTCGCGTCTTCGAAGcacaaaagaaaattaagaaGATGGCAATACTTGCGATTTAAAACCAACCAAAAAAGATTAATCTGCTTGAAGGAGTTCAAACCAGACAGCTATTCATGCATACAGGTGAACCTACAACAAAATAGGTTAAATGACACTCAATTGGGAAAAATGATGAGGATTCATTGCTTCGTACTGTGGCTGATGTATCTAGATGGTTATTTCTCTGCTGATCTCACAGACGTAGAAAACCTGTACAGTACTTTATTAACAAACTATAACAAAGACGTACGACCACTGACCACGACGGACGCGCCTGTTTACGTGAATGGTACGTTTAACCTTGTAGGGCTCAAGGAATTCGACGAAGTAAACGGCAAGTTTTCATTGATCGGCTTCTTTACTTTTACGTGGGTTGATTCACGATTGTCTTGGGATCCGAGTTCGCACAATTCTATTTTCACTATTGAGCTGCCTGAAACAAAAGTATGGATTCCAAATTTGATGATTGGGAATCCGTATGACAAAATTGGAACTTTAGGTAAAGGAATATTACCTGTCACATACGTCTACAATGGATTGGCTTATTGGTCACCAGGTGACGTCATATCCAGCGGATGTGAGGTAGATGTGACGTATTACCCCTTTGATACGCAAAATTGCAATGTGATGTTTATGTGTTGGGGTTACACTCCAGAAGCAGTCATTACAACTGCTCAAACTCCTGAAATCAAGACGGCTTATTTTTCTGAACATGGAACCTGGGACATAATCGAAAAAGAGTTGAAGTCCCATTTAGACTCCACTATGTCCTACATAAGCgttgatataaaaatgaaaagacGCCCAGCCTTTGCTGTTATCAACATTGTCCTTCCGATGGTTTTCATggtgattttgaatttattagTTTTCATCTTACCAGTGGATAGCGGCGAAAGGGTATCTTATTCCATCACTGTGCTCCTGGCCATAGCGGTGTTTCTAACTCTGGTTGGTGACAATTTGCCCAAAACATCCACACCGACAGCGCTGTTGTCTTATTTCCTTCTTGGGGATCTGGTTCTGAGCTCTGTGATTTGTTTGATTGTGATTTTAGGCTTGACGTTCCACCATAGGGATGACTCTGAAAGTCCCGTACCAAATCGTGTCGCAAGAGCAGTGAAATTTTGCTGTTATCGAAAAGTTTGTCGTTTCAAGAACAAAACAACCGTAGAGGCCTTTAACGAAAACGCGGGAAAGAAATCAAAGATTCCagatgatgatgacgacgatgacGACGACGACATAGTTGTGACGTGGAAAATGGTGTCCAAGTGTTTTGATAAATTCATGTTGATGTTTTCCCTTTTGGCAATTACCGTACAAACGGTGTTGTTTTTTGTAATGACTATGCAATAGAAATTTATGATAATGAAAGTATGAATTGCATTGATATCTTGTTGCCCAAAGCAATCTATCATTTACAGTAATATTCATTCTAATTTCATCATCCTACCCTGATAATAAATACTTGCAGTTTTTCATGTCATTTGGTAGTATTCTTCATGataacaatttgttttcaaaaacataGACAACAAACTGtatcttttaaagttttaaaaacttttttatggaatgcaaattaacattgattattttgtatttgatttctAACAGTTCCACGAACGAATTGGACGAGAACACCGGATACCATATCAGCAACTTAATGTcagaaaaattttatttagttgAATATGTACGGTTGAAGTCTTTAAAACCGCACATTATCATAATTAACATGTCACATGTATGtggttttcttttttgcaaGCGATCATTTATAAACCTAAAAAATATGTTCCGGGAACTTAATCGAAAAGACAAATAGTATAATCTCATCAAAGTTGTGATAAATATTTGTTCGATCGTGCAAAGGAAAGCCGCATATGCTGTTGCGATCAGTTTCACTCTCACGCGgtcacctgacgttagaaagcCGACgttattttaattgatatctTGCATTCGTTTACTCATTTGGCATTGCAGACTCTAAGCTACTTTCAATCCATTGGAAATAATGTGTACTTAATTGTATTTGTAATTGTATTAccagtagttttttttttattttctaaagaaGAAATCTATAGTTTTCAAACTGAGTTAGAAACTAAACTAATTACCCTTCATTTGTATGGCATTTATAACACtgattcaagtacatgtatctgcttCAGACAGGATAAATATAGAGACATCAAATGGTTTATGTTGCATAAATACAGATCATTAATGTACAaactgcatatatatatatatatatatatatatatatatatatatatatatatatatatatatatatatatatatatatatatatatatatgttcatgGTAGAGGCTGCTTTACCTTACTTTAGGTCCACAAAATTAAAGACACACAGTGTGTTGTTGAAGTGTACTAGTAGAATGTAGTTGTTGCAATAAAGTATAACAACTATTATTATTTActtctttatctttttttaagtgGTAAAGGTACTACTcttgtttgtaaattattttttttttataaaattctgttacaaaaataattctatgcaacacattttttgaaaagtgAAGTTATATAATTGGTAATATAATTGACCCCCGATAAGTCTTCGTTGCGCGATCTTTTGTTTTCTCTATTGTATGTGTCTGAATTCTCTGATTATAGTGATCATTACGTAATTTTCTTTATTGAAGTGCCTGTATGTAGTTTGTGAAGGGTAACGATCAAATACAATTAATATTTGTTATGAAAAAGATGCGCCAAAGTTTTCAGTGTAATGAATTGACAGAATTCACAATGGTCGAGACAGGTTCGTTAGTTTTAATTACATCTGTACCGATGTAGGCCACAGAATCAATTGAaagcaaatgaactttgttgtCTCAATTGATTTTTTGCCGTGCGTAATCTATTAATGAACTAAAAATTTGGGTTGGTATTGGTATTAAACGAATCGCATGGAAAACAGAAGTGTTTAACTTTGGGACATTTTATGACCTTTGCTCGTGTGCTGGATTTCGCTGATTAGGCCGAGGTTGTTATGCactttgtgtatatatatttaaaccaaaaaaaaaatgctttctttggcgattcattcgggatatgaaggtagcgacattgcagaaaaaatacataacccgcgttaaaaaaaatctgcattgATTGCTaacttcataacccgcatgaaccCGCATGAatattaaagaaagcatttcattgtttatattatagCTAGAACtgtttctacagagctatgaattaaatttagtttccgtaagaaatagagggaataatactagGTAGATTTAAATATGAGTCACTAACTTCGGTGCTCCCGATAACACTACTGGGGTCCGTTGTAACATTTATCAATGTGTATTTATTCAAAACAGgttacaaaaatacaaataaaatttacacttgATTTAATGCTTTAAATTTGTCAGTTCATGTTCCTACTACTAAAATCGGATATCTCGATTGTAATTTGCTTAATCAACGCAATCCACTTAGTTCATATTTGCTTCCACTGTAGAAATGTATACCTTTTCCACACTGGCGCCGCATCTTCTTAATTctatttttcatctttatactaaaattatttctaaaatatctgaatatgttttaaattatcaaacttGCTGAAGCTTTTTCCCATCATATATACTAATAATCTTTGACGAAgttatttttatctatttcaatGAACGTCTTTATAGTGTTTTTCCGAAATAGCGTAAATatatttttcgactttttttaATAGCTTTGctaaatttagcatggaagaTTGATGCAGTTCttctattgaaaaaaataatacaaaactaCGGGCCCATCCACATCCAAAGTAATTCAtattgtcctttctgatatatttcattttatcaaatgaaatatacaacatgactaaagtagtcatgttgtatatttcatttgataaaataaaatatatcagaaaggacaataTAATTATTAGCATCAAGATTAGAGTATGGTTCTTTGCAATGGTATAAccattaaattaatatatgtcTACAAGAGTTGTCGTTCTCTGTACCGTTATAGACACGGGGGTTTAAAGAAAAGAGAACTTCGATTCAATAACAGACTGATTTATTCTACAAAGCTCCGGTACTTTGTCAAGTACAAAATCTAAACAATACATTAAcacacattctctctctctctctctctctctctctctctctctctctctctctctctctctctctctctctctctctctctctctctctctctctctcatgtcaTCTCATCTCATTTCTTGGACGGAATTTGATCACAGattttaacaaaacatgttGCACAACCTAATAAACACCGAATGAAGGCACCAAAACACAAACGACATAACTGTAGGCGATCCAAAtggaattgtacatgtatttatatattcagtAATTacttcattattcatttttgaaatatattttcactTACATACCTATAATTTGAACAACAAAACCATATTATTTTCTGTATAGTAATTAACATcccaaaatatatacatatgtataattaataaacataaatatacatcCTAACAATTAATTAGGATGAGTTTTTAATTAGAAAGTATCTATGTTAGATATTAGTACTGAGCAACTTACATGCAAGTTAAAACTGTTAcataaaatgtcaacaatacaaATAGCACTATCACAGATTAAGCCACGTCACTTTctatttcatgtacatgtgttactACCCACCACCCACCCCTTTTGCAGCAATCTTCACATAATTTTTAAACGCGCGATTTTAGACTAAATAATAGaccaatgcaacaaaaaaataaaaatttgtggAGGAACAATACGTTGGCCGCTGCCCTATAAACACAAAGAAATATACAAAAAGCTATAATGGGAGGAGGGTTTACAATAAACCCTGTGGACATCACTATCGCAATTTTTGATTGCGTACAACTTTGTTCATGTTTTAACGTGAGATTCTACAATGCCGATTATGAAGTATACAAAACCTGGAAAAATACCAGAAAGGGACTAGTTTAGTAGTATATTACTAATTTTGGACAAAATGGCTACAGATAACACTTAGTCTAAAGTTTGTTACTCCAGGTATTAAGTACTCAGTATTGCATGGTGGGTGTATATTTATTGACAGAATTGCAGTGAGGCGATGTTTTGTTACGACTGACCATGACAACCATAATATATAAACCTAACTTCTAATACTGCACTGTTCTACAAGTAAAAATCTCTTGACTATAACCAATAAAAGGGAGAAAGAAGCAGACCTAGAAGAACAAGTGGACATTTATGCACctagaagaaagttaaaaatcGTCGTCAAGACTAGATGTGATCAAATCCTTTTCACCCGAATTTGCAGGGTCGTCGAGTCCAGATCTGAAGCTTTCTTCGTCCGGTGTTTGCGTGTCTGTACTCCACTCTTCTGTTTGGAACACCTCGGGAGCTTCGTTAAACGACACTCTTTTGCTACTTCGAGTCGTGTTTTCGACGTCCAAAGTAAGAATATCTACATTTTGAGAACTTTCGGTATCATTCTCTATTGTCTTTGAGCTAACGGCCTCTTCTTCCTCCTCACCCTTTGTTTCTTCCTTCTCACCCTTTGTTTCTTCCTTCTCACCCTTTGTTTCATCGGTTTCCTTTTCACTTTTCGTTTCACTGGTTTTGTTATCGTCTACCACTGAGTCTTTAGCCTCTTCTTCTGAATCATCTTCTCCTTTTTCGTCAACCTTTGGAAGATttttgttttccgttttatcgCCATCCACTTCATTTGAATTTTCCTCTTGATCCGATACATTATCCTTCTGAGAATCCTTCGTAAAATCTAAATCAAGTTTTTCGATTTCAGGAGTCGCTTCAACATCTTCTGTCTTTTGATTTGCCTCCGAATTGTCAttcacaattttgtttaaattatcaaCTGAGCTAAATTGAGTCATAAACACTAAATCTTTTTCAGAATCAACATCGTCCTTTTCTTCTCGCTCTTCCGATTTCAATTCATTGCTGTCGGTTCCGTCTTTTTCATTGTCATTGCTTTCCTTTTTCCTGGCTGGCTCTGGCTTATCCCCAGCGTCACTTGCTGGTGGACTGGTCATACTCACACACGTAGCTGGATCTGGAACATCGCTACCCTGAGGTTCTGGTCTCTCCTCACTCTCCAACCTTTCCCAAACCTGTTCCGCAAACAGCTTCCTCTGTCTGGAAGCTACGTGCTTTGGGACGCCAGCCTCTGGAGGAAACGGGAGCTGGAACGGATTAGACGTATTCTCTTCATTCATCACATCCTCTAACTTCGGAACCACGGCCTGACGAGGTGATCCTGAGGATTTCTTTGGGGGTGGAACCCTGCCAGCTGGAGCTGTTTGGGGCCGCCTTGCACCAGATGGAGGACGTTTAATGGCGGTTCCTGAGACATTCATCTGACCTGATGTGCTTGGTGTGGTGGACCTGTCAGATTCCAAACGGTAAGAATATCGAACTTGTTCATCGGCTTCTTTCTCTTGTTCTTCCGATTTAAAATCTCCACCTCCaaattttttgttcaatttatCATCAATTCGTTTAACTCCAGTATCGATCCTCTTTTTGCCCTCCAGAACGTTGTGTACCCTTTTCTTGGCGATATCTGGAATAATCTTGTTCAGGTCGGGGTCTGACTTGGACATTTGCTCTTTCTTTTGCAGTTCTTCCAATTCCTTTTTCTTTTGGTCTTGTTTTCGCTTCTGCGTCACCCATTGGTCGTATGACATTCGGTTTCCCTCGGCACTCCTTGATCGTGACGATGACGCTGTTTTGGGTCTCTCTCTGTCCGTATTTTGACTATCTGGGTTTTTACCATTTACGGCGAGTTTAATTCTCCCTGCAACGGGTCTTTTGTAAATGAATTTCGAAGACGGTGGATGAGGAGTGGTCGTTAACGTTGATTCGTTTCCTGATTTCTTCGATTTTTCCCGTAGATTGACATTTGTTTCAGCTCTTCCTTCCACTTTCACACCACCAGTAGAGGTTTCTCTACGTTTGAGAGGTGCAGACTCAGGGCGTATAttcttcttttcatttttttcttcatattccTTCAGAATACGCTTGTGTTCCCTCCTCTCTTGTCTTTTCATTTCAGAAATCTCCTTATTCTTCTGTTCAGCCCACTTTTTGTATACCTTCTGAGCTTCCATTCTCTTTTCAAACTTTTCATTGGCCTCCAGCACCATCTTCTCCCGCTCTGCCCTCTTTTTCGCCTTCTCTTCTTTCACTTTCTTTCTGTGGAGCTTGTCTTTCTTTTTCAGCCACTCGCGTAACTCCTCTTTACTGGAGTATTTGATGTGGTAGTTCAACTGCTCTTGCTCCTGAAGGGTCCTCGGTGTTGACAATGGCGTCGAGTGGTCAGTTTTCAATGTAGTGGCAGTGGTTTGGGAGTGGAATGAAGAGTTGTCTATCGTAGACTCGGAGTTTTTGCGTTTCGACTTTCTCTTTCGTGGTTTAGATGGGGGATATTCGTGATGTGGGTTTTGGGAGTAGTGGATAATGTTTTGCATGGATCGGTACGCCATATCTGTGGATTTATTTGATAGCTCACCTACAAAACCAAATAGCATCACATCCTTAGTGTTCTATATGTGTGTAAAGGTTAAAGTATTTTGGTGATACTAATAAATACCAACAGAATTTCATTTAGACCATTATCAATATCTACATACATATAAGTaaaaaacacttttataacATCATAGTAATTTCTATCTGCCATTTTcctcaatttttattttaaaaaaaaatactataatcCTCCAGATCAGACTCCACATGAATCTTAGAAATGTGAAGCagaataaaactttaaaacaccTGGTTTCACTTTTCGTTCCCAATTACTAAGTCCTTTGTCAATATTTCTGTCCAAAACCatttacatttggctgtgtgaTCAAGATAAAACAC
This genomic window from Magallana gigas chromosome 5, xbMagGiga1.1, whole genome shotgun sequence contains:
- the LOC105330350 gene encoding neuronal acetylcholine receptor subunit alpha-6-like, which gives rise to MMRIHCFVLWLMYLDGYFSADLTDVENLYSTLLTNYNKDVRPLTTTDAPVYVNGTFNLVGLKEFDEVNGKFSLIGFFTFTWVDSRLSWDPSSHNSIFTIELPETKVWIPNLMIGNPYDKIGTLGKGILPVTYVYNGLAYWSPGDVISSGCEVDVTYYPFDTQNCNVMFMCWGYTPEAVITTAQTPEIKTAYFSEHGTWDIIEKELKSHLDSTMSYISVDIKMKRRPAFAVINIVLPMVFMVILNLLVFILPVDSGERVSYSITVLLAIAVFLTLVGDNLPKTSTPTALLSYFLLGDLVLSSVICLIVILGLTFHHRDDSESPVPNRVARAVKFCCYRKVCRFKNKTTVEAFNENAGKKSKIPDDDDDDDDDDIVVTWKMVSKCFDKFMLMFSLLAITVQTVLFFVMTMQ
- the LOC105330349 gene encoding glutamic acid-rich protein; translated protein: MSNVKASHSKRSKRTLNILEQIVRDQVLADEEKGETAESKTKKTSDKDKKMKPNGDVNQNGFEERGRERTRKSKNDKKEKELSQNFYKSISVPKASSQNRSRSNSGSSSFWSNGKDSKEPIRSRSRSYSPKSPSSRSRSRSRSRQRSRQRSRSRSFSPSSDRSRNLSLSRSRSGSRSRSRSFSNSSSSYRYSPKSPSSGSRSRSRSRSRQRSRSRSYSSSSSRSRSRQRSRSRSRSRPIQRPRSRQRSRSRSRSRSALLETLRSKSPEEPSQSTTKSLPVRSMKVKDKDTMSDIGGGSSKKKPPSGQKKGKLLKRKQIRKFKSMEINPDIFIEERLQQKYRELEEIMKGKTVKTNTITRQYIGQMETLREQYHMVSHGLAPPGVILPRSMSQELRIKGHLDHSSHGKRRPLSGGSFNSELSNKSTDMAYRSMQNIIHYSQNPHHEYPPSKPRKRKSKRKNSESTIDNSSFHSQTTATTLKTDHSTPLSTPRTLQEQEQLNYHIKYSSKEELREWLKKKDKLHRKKVKEEKAKKRAEREKMVLEANEKFEKRMEAQKVYKKWAEQKNKEISEMKRQERREHKRILKEYEEKNEKKNIRPESAPLKRRETSTGGVKVEGRAETNVNLREKSKKSGNESTLTTTPHPPSSKFIYKRPVAGRIKLAVNGKNPDSQNTDRERPKTASSSRSRSAEGNRMSYDQWVTQKRKQDQKKKELEELQKKEQMSKSDPDLNKIIPDIAKKRVHNVLEGKKRIDTGVKRIDDKLNKKFGGGDFKSEEQEKEADEQVRYSYRLESDRSTTPSTSGQMNVSGTAIKRPPSGARRPQTAPAGRVPPPKKSSGSPRQAVVPKLEDVMNEENTSNPFQLPFPPEAGVPKHVASRQRKLFAEQVWERLESEERPEPQGSDVPDPATCVSMTSPPASDAGDKPEPARKKESNDNEKDGTDSNELKSEEREEKDDVDSEKDLVFMTQFSSVDNLNKIVNDNSEANQKTEDVEATPEIEKLDLDFTKDSQKDNVSDQEENSNEVDGDKTENKNLPKVDEKGEDDSEEEAKDSVVDDNKTSETKSEKETDETKGEKEETKGEKEETKGEEEEEAVSSKTIENDTESSQNVDILTLDVENTTRSSKRVSFNEAPEVFQTEEWSTDTQTPDEESFRSGLDDPANSGEKDLITSSLDDDF